The Mercurialis annua linkage group LG8, ddMerAnnu1.2, whole genome shotgun sequence genome window below encodes:
- the LOC126660407 gene encoding dynamin-like protein ARC5 isoform X1 — protein MLKRQPSMAIRDEEDDEAKWSLYEAYNELHGLAQELETPFDAPAVLVVGHQTDGKSALVEALMGFQFNHVGGGTKTRRPITLHMKYDPHCESPVCLLLSDANSNENDDYVPRHKSLHEIQAYIEAENMRLERESYPFSAKEIIIRVEYKYCPNLTIIDTPGLIAPAPGRKNQALQSQARAVESLVRAKMQHKEFIILCLEDCSDWSNATTRRVVMQIDPELSRTVIVSTKLDTKIPQFARSSDVEVFLLPPTHTLDGFILGDSPFFTSVPSGRVGTGHDSVYRSNDEFKQAISLREMEDITSLEEKLGRPLTKQERSRIGVSKLRLFLEELLQKRYMDSVPLIIPLLEKESRTSTRKLNEIINELSTLDEVKLKEKGREFHDLFLTKLSLLLKGTVVAPPDKFGETLHDERTVGGAFVGTDGHQFPHKLIPNAGMRLYGGAQYHRAMAEFRFVVGGTKCPQITREEIVNACGVEDIHDGTNYSRTACVIAVAKAQDTFEPFLHQLGNRLLHILKRLLPISVYLLQKDGEYLSSHDVFLRRVASAFNNFAESTERACREKCMEDLVSTTRYVSWSLHNKNRAGLRQFLDSFSGSEQSAAGGNSVSGGLPQESSMGAVVNEKHESKPRADVKLCHLASGVDSGSSVPTTETRLADLIDNTLWNRRLAPSSERIVYALVQQIFHGIREYFLASAELKFNCFLLMPVIDKLPALLRQDLESAFEDDLDNVFDITNLRNSLDQRKRETEIELKRIKRLKDKFRLIYEQLYLHQVKAGGSSLEGLNCK, from the exons ATGCTAAAACGACAACCGTCGATGGCGATTCGAGACGAAGAAGACGACGAAGCGAAATGGAGTCTGTACGAAGCTTACAACGAGCTACACGGACTAGCACAAGAACTGGAAACTCCGTTCGACGCACCGGCGGTGCTTGTGGTGGGGCATCAGACAGATGGCAAAAGCGCATTGGTTGAAGCTCTTATGGGATTCCAATTCAATCATGTCGGCGGCGGTACTAAAACTCGTCGCCCTATTACTCTTCACATGAAATATGATCCTCATTGCGAATCCCCTGTTTGTCTTCTCCTTTCTGATGCTAATAGTAATGAGAATGACGATTATGTCCCTAGACACAAGTCTCTTCATGAAATTCAG GCATATATTGAAGCTGAAAATATGAGGTTGGAGCGTGAGTCATACCCGTTTTCAGCTAAGGAAATTATTATCAGAGTGGAGTATAAATACTGCCCCAATCTTACTATTATTGATACTCCTGGACTTATTGCTCCTGCGCCTGGTCGAAAAAATCAAGCATTACAG AGCCAAGCACGTGCAGTGGAATCTCTTGTGCGAGCAAAAATGCAGCATAAAGAGTTCATTATACTATGTCTTGAAGATTGCAGCGATTGGAGCAATGCAACTACTAGGAGGGTAGTAATGCAA ATCGATCCTGAGCTTTCAAGGACTGTCATTGTTTCAACCAAACTTGACACCAAAATACCCCAGTTTGCTCGCTCATCTGATGTTGAAGTTTTTCTTTTGCCACCCACCCACACGCTGGATGGCTTCATACTGGGCGACTCTCCCTTTTTCACATCTGTGCCTTCTGGAAGAGTTGGTACTGGTCATGATTCAGTTTACAGATCAAATGATGAGTTTAAGCAG GCCATATCCTTGAGAGAAATGGAAGACATAACATCTTTGGAGGAAAAGCTTGGCCGTCCATTAACAAAACAAGAAAGAAGTAGAATAGGTGTTAGCAAATTAAGGTTATTCTTGGAGGAATTGTTACAGAAAAG GTATATGGACAGTGTCCCTTTGATCATTCCCCTTCTCGAAAAGGAGTCCCGCACTTCAACAAGAAAGCTGAACGAAATAATTAATGAACTCAG CACTTTAGACGAAGTAAAATTGAAGGAGAAAGGGCGGGAGTTTCATGACCTATTCTTAACAAAG CTATCGTTGCTGTTGAAAGGAACAGTTGTTGCACCTCCAGATAAATTCG GTGAAACACTGCATGATGAGAGAACTGTTGGAGGGGCATTTGTTGGTACTGATGGTCATCAGTTTCCGCACAAGTTAATTCCT AATGCAGGGATGCGACTTTATGGTGGTGCACAGTATCATCGAGCCATGGCAGAATTTCGTTTTGTTGTAGGAGGAACCAAATGCCCTCAAATTACTCGCGAAGAAATTGTGAATGCATGTGGAGTTGAAGATATTCATGATGGAACTAACTACTCTAG GACAGCATGTGTAATAGCTGTTGCAAAGGCTCAGGATACATTTGAACCTTTTCTTCATCAG TTGGGTAATAGGCTATTGCATATTTTGAAGAGATTACTTCCCATCTCTGTCTATCTTCTTCAG AAAGACGGTGAGTATCTTAGCAGTCATGATGTATTCCTTAGGCGAGTTGCTTCCGCCTTCAATAATTTTGCGGAGTCTACTGAAAGAGCATGCCGCGAAAA ATGTATGGAGGACTTAGTCAGCACCACTCGTTATGTATCATGGTCTCTGCACAATAAG AATCGGGCTGGGTTACGCCAATTCTTAGACTCATTTAGTGGATCAGAGCAGTCAGCTGCAGGAGGCAATTCCGTATCAGGTGGTCTTCCTCAAGAGTCATCCATGGGCGCAGTTGTCAATGAGAAGCATGAGAGTAAGCCAAGGGCTGACGTCAAGCTTTGTCATTTGGCCTCAGGTGTCGATTCAGGGTCATCTGTTCCGACAACAGAAACAAGGCTTGCCGATCTTATAGACAACACACTTTGGAACCGAAGActtgctccttcatctgaaAGGATTGTTTATGCTCTGGTACAACAGATATTCCATGGGATAAGAGAGTATTTCTTAGCCTCTGCTGAATTAAAG TTCAACTGTTTTCTCTTGATGCCCGTCATAGACAAGTTGCCAGCCCTTCTCCGGCAGGACCTAGAATCTGCATTTGAAGATGATCTGGATAATGTCTTTGACATAACCAATTTACGCAACTCATTGGACCAACGAAAGAGAGAAACAGAAATCGAGCTGAAAAGG ATCAAGAGGCTTAAAGATAAATTTAGGTTGATATACGAACAACTATATCTGCACCAGGTGAAGGCCGGTGGTTCTAGCCTTGAAGGTTTAAATTGCAAGTAA
- the LOC126660407 gene encoding dynamin-like protein ARC5 isoform X2, producing the protein MLKRQPSMAIRDEEDDEAKWSLYEAYNELHGLAQELETPFDAPAVLVVGHQTDGKSALVEALMGFQFNHVGGGTKTRRPITLHMKYDPHCESPVCLLLSDANSNENDDYVPRHKSLHEIQAYIEAENMRLERESYPFSAKEIIIRVEYKYCPNLTIIDTPGLIAPAPGRKNQALQSQARAVESLVRAKMQHKEFIILCLEDCSDWSNATTRRVVMQIDPELSRTVIVSTKLDTKIPQFARSSDVEVFLLPPTHTLDGFILGDSPFFTSVPSGRVGTGHDSVYRSNDEFKQAISLREMEDITSLEEKLGRPLTKQERSRIGVSKLRLFLEELLQKRYMDSVPLIIPLLEKESRTSTRKLNEIINELSTLDEVKLKEKGREFHDLFLTKLSLLLKGTVVAPPDKFGETLHDERTVGGAFVGTDGHQFPHKLIPNAGMRLYGGAQYHRAMAEFRFVVGGTKCPQITREEIVNACGVEDIHDGTNYSRTACVIAVAKAQDTFEPFLHQLGNRLLHILKRLLPISVYLLQKDGEYLSSHDVFLRRVASAFNNFAESTERACREKCMEDLVSTTRYVSWSLHNKNRAGLRQFLDSFSGSEQSAAGGNSVSGVDSGSSVPTTETRLADLIDNTLWNRRLAPSSERIVYALVQQIFHGIREYFLASAELKFNCFLLMPVIDKLPALLRQDLESAFEDDLDNVFDITNLRNSLDQRKRETEIELKRIKRLKDKFRLIYEQLYLHQVKAGGSSLEGLNCK; encoded by the exons ATGCTAAAACGACAACCGTCGATGGCGATTCGAGACGAAGAAGACGACGAAGCGAAATGGAGTCTGTACGAAGCTTACAACGAGCTACACGGACTAGCACAAGAACTGGAAACTCCGTTCGACGCACCGGCGGTGCTTGTGGTGGGGCATCAGACAGATGGCAAAAGCGCATTGGTTGAAGCTCTTATGGGATTCCAATTCAATCATGTCGGCGGCGGTACTAAAACTCGTCGCCCTATTACTCTTCACATGAAATATGATCCTCATTGCGAATCCCCTGTTTGTCTTCTCCTTTCTGATGCTAATAGTAATGAGAATGACGATTATGTCCCTAGACACAAGTCTCTTCATGAAATTCAG GCATATATTGAAGCTGAAAATATGAGGTTGGAGCGTGAGTCATACCCGTTTTCAGCTAAGGAAATTATTATCAGAGTGGAGTATAAATACTGCCCCAATCTTACTATTATTGATACTCCTGGACTTATTGCTCCTGCGCCTGGTCGAAAAAATCAAGCATTACAG AGCCAAGCACGTGCAGTGGAATCTCTTGTGCGAGCAAAAATGCAGCATAAAGAGTTCATTATACTATGTCTTGAAGATTGCAGCGATTGGAGCAATGCAACTACTAGGAGGGTAGTAATGCAA ATCGATCCTGAGCTTTCAAGGACTGTCATTGTTTCAACCAAACTTGACACCAAAATACCCCAGTTTGCTCGCTCATCTGATGTTGAAGTTTTTCTTTTGCCACCCACCCACACGCTGGATGGCTTCATACTGGGCGACTCTCCCTTTTTCACATCTGTGCCTTCTGGAAGAGTTGGTACTGGTCATGATTCAGTTTACAGATCAAATGATGAGTTTAAGCAG GCCATATCCTTGAGAGAAATGGAAGACATAACATCTTTGGAGGAAAAGCTTGGCCGTCCATTAACAAAACAAGAAAGAAGTAGAATAGGTGTTAGCAAATTAAGGTTATTCTTGGAGGAATTGTTACAGAAAAG GTATATGGACAGTGTCCCTTTGATCATTCCCCTTCTCGAAAAGGAGTCCCGCACTTCAACAAGAAAGCTGAACGAAATAATTAATGAACTCAG CACTTTAGACGAAGTAAAATTGAAGGAGAAAGGGCGGGAGTTTCATGACCTATTCTTAACAAAG CTATCGTTGCTGTTGAAAGGAACAGTTGTTGCACCTCCAGATAAATTCG GTGAAACACTGCATGATGAGAGAACTGTTGGAGGGGCATTTGTTGGTACTGATGGTCATCAGTTTCCGCACAAGTTAATTCCT AATGCAGGGATGCGACTTTATGGTGGTGCACAGTATCATCGAGCCATGGCAGAATTTCGTTTTGTTGTAGGAGGAACCAAATGCCCTCAAATTACTCGCGAAGAAATTGTGAATGCATGTGGAGTTGAAGATATTCATGATGGAACTAACTACTCTAG GACAGCATGTGTAATAGCTGTTGCAAAGGCTCAGGATACATTTGAACCTTTTCTTCATCAG TTGGGTAATAGGCTATTGCATATTTTGAAGAGATTACTTCCCATCTCTGTCTATCTTCTTCAG AAAGACGGTGAGTATCTTAGCAGTCATGATGTATTCCTTAGGCGAGTTGCTTCCGCCTTCAATAATTTTGCGGAGTCTACTGAAAGAGCATGCCGCGAAAA ATGTATGGAGGACTTAGTCAGCACCACTCGTTATGTATCATGGTCTCTGCACAATAAG AATCGGGCTGGGTTACGCCAATTCTTAGACTCATTTAGTGGATCAGAGCAGTCAGCTGCAGGAGGCAATTCCGTATCAG GTGTCGATTCAGGGTCATCTGTTCCGACAACAGAAACAAGGCTTGCCGATCTTATAGACAACACACTTTGGAACCGAAGActtgctccttcatctgaaAGGATTGTTTATGCTCTGGTACAACAGATATTCCATGGGATAAGAGAGTATTTCTTAGCCTCTGCTGAATTAAAG TTCAACTGTTTTCTCTTGATGCCCGTCATAGACAAGTTGCCAGCCCTTCTCCGGCAGGACCTAGAATCTGCATTTGAAGATGATCTGGATAATGTCTTTGACATAACCAATTTACGCAACTCATTGGACCAACGAAAGAGAGAAACAGAAATCGAGCTGAAAAGG ATCAAGAGGCTTAAAGATAAATTTAGGTTGATATACGAACAACTATATCTGCACCAGGTGAAGGCCGGTGGTTCTAGCCTTGAAGGTTTAAATTGCAAGTAA